One segment of Sesamum indicum cultivar Zhongzhi No. 13 linkage group LG4, S_indicum_v1.0, whole genome shotgun sequence DNA contains the following:
- the LOC105160337 gene encoding soluble starch synthase 1, chloroplastic/amyloplastic, translating to METLQIIPSRTVGPGLRENSVSSSFSSVRQVGFASLLFRNRKVQSFCIRARSFTEDRNEEDLISRSSNSAQNEERDELLLLGTERDSSGSVVGFQLIPHSAISHEKILETREIVTNSVDELAENVETSDQASTRTTYNVIFVTAEAAPYSKTGGLGDVCGSLPIAMAARGHRVMVVCPRYLNGSPSDKAYANAVELEQRSQIYCFGGVQEVGFFHEFRAGVDWVFIDHLSYQRLGTPYGDTFGAFGDNQFRFTLLCHAACEAPLVLPLGGFNYGEKCLFLANDWHAGLVPVLLAAKYRPCGVYKDARSIIVIHNIAHQGVEPAATYRNLGVPGGWYKALEWVFPPWARTHALDPGEAVNVLKAAIVTSDRIVTVSQGYSWEITTPEGGYGLHELLSSRSTVLTGITNGIDCNEWNPSRDEHIASQYSVHDLSGKLECKISLQKELGLPVRSDCPLIGFIGRLDYQKGIDILLSAVPDLMHEDIQLVMLGSGEKQYEDWMRHLEGIYKDKFRGWVGFNVPISHRITAGCDILIMPSRFEPCGLNQLYAMRYGTIPVVHHTGGLRDTVQNFDPYANEGIGEGTGWTFSPLTKENLLAALRTAVWTYKEHKSSWEGLMKRGMERDFSWDSAATQYEQVIEWAFIDPPYAG from the exons ATGGAGACTCTGCAGATCATCCCGTCAAGAACTGTTGGCCCCGGATTGAGAGAAAACAGCGTTTCCAGTTCTTTTAGTAGTGTTAGGCAAGTGGGATTTGCTTCGTTGTTGTTTAGGAACAGAAAGGTTCAATCTTTTTGTATTAGAGCAAGATCATTCACTGAGGATAGAAATGAGGAGGATCTTATCAGTAGAAGTAGTAATAGTGCTCAAAATGAGGAACGAGACGAGCTTCTTTTATTGGGAACCGAGAGAGATAGTTCTGGCTCCGTTGTTGGGTTTCAGTTGATTCCGCACTCTG CAATCAGCCATGAGAAAATCCTGGAAACTCGAGAAATTGTAACTAATTCAGTGGATGAGCTGGCTGAAAACGTTGAAACAAGTGATCAAGCTTCAACCAGGACAACCTACAATGTCATTTTTGTAACTGCTGAAGCAGCTCCATATTCAAAGACCGGAGGCTTGGGAGATGTTTGTGGCTCTTTACCTATAGCAATGGCGGCACGGGGGCATCGTGTAATGGTTGTCTGTCCAAGATATTTGAATGGAAGTCCATCAGATAAAGCATATGCCAATGCTGTTGAACTGGAACAACGGAGCCAGATCTATTGTTTTGGTGGTGTGCAGGAGGTCGGATTCTTTCATGAATTCAGGGCTGGAGTTGATTGG GTCTTTATTGACCACCTTTCATACCAGCGACTGGGAACTCCATATGGCGATACTTTTGGTGCTTTTGGTGATAATCAG TTCCGGTTCACTTTGCTTTGCCATGCTGCTTGTGAAGCTCCTTTAGTGCTGCCACTAGGAGGATTTAATTATGGAGAAAAGTGCCTCTTTTTGGCAAATGATTGGCATGCTGGCCTAGTTCCTGT ACTCTTAGCAGCCAAGTATCGTCCATGTGGTGTATACAAGGATGCTCGGAGTATCATTGTAATACATAACATAGCCCATCAA GGAGTAGAGCCCGCAGCTACATATAGGAATCTGGGAGTGCCTGGTGGGTGGTATAAGGCGCTGGAATGGGTGTTTCCCCCCTGGGCAAGGACACATGCTCTAGACCCTGGTGAAGCCGTCAATGTTTTGAAAGCTGCAATTGTCACATCGGACAGGATAGTGACGGTTAGCCAG GGTTACTCCTGGGAAATAACAACGCCTGAGGGTGGATATGGGTTACATGAGCTCTTGAGCAGTCGTAGTACAGTTTTAACTG GAATCACAAACGGAATTGATTGCAATGAGTGGAATCCATCTAGAGATGAGCATATTGCTTCTCAGTACTCTGTTCATGACCTCTCAGGAAAG CTTGAATGCAAGATTTCACTGCAAAAAGAACTCGGCCTTCCCGTTCGATCTGATTGTCCTCTG ATTGGGTTTATTGGGAGACTCGACTACCAGAAAGGCATTGACATTCTTCTTTCAGCTGTCCCAGATCTAATGCATGAAGATATCCAACTT GTAATGCTTGGGTCAGGAGAGAAACAATATGAAGACTGGATGAGACATTTAGAGGGCATTTACAAAGACAAGTTCCGGGGTTGGGTTGGGTTCAATGTTCCGATTTCTCATAGGATTACGGCAGG CTGCGACATACTGATAATGCCATCAAGGTTCGAACCATGTGGTCTAAATCAGTTGTATGCAATGAGATATGGCACCATTCCTGTTGTTCACCACACGGGGGGACTTAGA GACACTGTCCAGAATTTCGACCCATATGCGAACGAAGGCATTGGTGAAGGTACAGG GTGGACGTTTTCTCCtctaacaaaagaaaatttactgGCA GCACTAAGAACAGCTGTTTGGACATACAAAGAGCACAAGTCCTCTTGGGAAGGACTAATGAAGCGTGGAATGGAGAGGGACTTTTCATGGGACAGCGCAGCAACTCAATACGAGCAAGTTATTGAGTGGGCTTTTATCGACCCCCCTTATGCTGGCTAA